From Helicobacter anatolicus, the proteins below share one genomic window:
- the ribH gene encoding 6,7-dimethyl-8-ribityllumazine synthase, with protein sequence MNILEGKIALSGEERVAIIVSRFNHIITDRLVEGARDSFVRHGGNEEKLDVIFVPGAYEIPFVLDRVLASGKYDAVCTLGAIIRGSTPHFDYVSAEATKGIANTTLKYDIPVTFGVLTTENIEQAIERAGSKVGNKGFEAMSGLIELINLYRKF encoded by the coding sequence GTGAATATTTTAGAAGGAAAAATTGCATTAAGTGGGGAAGAGCGAGTGGCAATTATTGTTAGTCGTTTTAATCATATTATCACAGATCGTTTAGTAGAAGGTGCAAGGGATAGTTTTGTTAGACATGGTGGCAATGAAGAGAAACTAGATGTGATATTTGTGCCAGGAGCATATGAGATTCCCTTTGTTTTAGATAGGGTTTTGGCTAGTGGTAAATATGATGCTGTTTGTACTTTAGGTGCGATTATAAGGGGAAGTACTCCGCATTTTGATTATGTGAGTGCTGAGGCTACAAAAGGAATTGCTAATACAACATTAAAATATGATATTCCTGTGACATTTGGTGTTTTGACTACAGAAAATATTGAGCAAGCAATTGAGCGCGCAGGAAGTAAGGTGGGTAATAAAGGATTTGAGGCAATGAGTGGACTCATTGAGCTTATTAATCTTTATAGAAAGTTTTAA
- the serB gene encoding phosphoserine phosphatase SerB yields MEKKIPKLAVFDFDSTLMDGETLGFLAKELSLEEKMHNITKKAMEGEMDFFESLIERVMLLKGLDYQLAKKICQNLPLIKGAEEIISVLKDKGYYCVCFSGGFDIATEVLKEKIHIHATFANTLHHKNGILTGFVGGSMMFNDSKGILLKKLQEIFNITEENTLVVGDGANDISMFQYAKTRIAFCAKPILKEYANIIIDQKDLSLIKNYI; encoded by the coding sequence ATGGAGAAAAAAATACCAAAACTAGCAGTTTTTGATTTTGATTCAACATTAATGGATGGTGAAACTTTGGGATTTCTTGCCAAAGAACTATCCCTGGAAGAAAAAATGCACAATATTACAAAAAAAGCCATGGAGGGTGAAATGGATTTTTTTGAAAGTCTAATTGAGCGTGTAATGCTACTGAAGGGACTAGATTATCAACTAGCCAAAAAAATATGTCAGAACCTCCCACTAATTAAGGGAGCAGAAGAAATCATCTCCGTCCTCAAAGATAAAGGATATTATTGTGTATGTTTTTCTGGAGGATTTGATATTGCCACAGAGGTGCTAAAGGAAAAAATCCATATCCATGCTACTTTTGCAAATACTCTTCATCATAAAAATGGAATCTTAACAGGATTTGTTGGTGGCTCTATGATGTTTAATGATAGTAAAGGAATCTTATTAAAAAAATTACAAGAAATTTTTAACATTACGGAAGAAAATACACTTGTAGTAGGAGATGGAGCTAATGATATAAGTATGTTTCAATACGCCAAAACACGTATTGCTTTTTGCGCCAAACCTATTTTAAAAGAATATGCAAATATCATTATTGATCAAAAAGATCTCAGTTTGATTAAAAATTATATTTAA
- a CDS encoding pyridoxal-phosphate-dependent aminotransferase family protein — translation MKEKTFLMIPGPTPVPQSVLQEISKHPIGHRSPEFSQIMQEVFEDLKYVFQTKNDVFIYAASGTGAMCAALENIINPNDKILCLVIGNFGERWVKIAKSRGAIVEILQVNHGEVITQEMLELALKNHPDTKAVTLTHSETSTGAANDIKTLCSIIQKTNAISIVDGITSLCAMPCKMDEWGIDVLVSGSQKGFMLPPGLAFLAASKKAMHLRESCLYPSFYFDWKNHKASLDKNTTPFTPAVNLIFGLHKALQLIKEEGIENINTRHQKYALALRKALRAINLDLFIKDDCNASYAITSIYPPKNIPVPMIRKTLKEDFDILVANGQGVLEDKIFRIGTLGFICQRDLIAAISALEATLYKLGHNFSLGNGVNTIIKELNKENK, via the coding sequence ATGAAAGAAAAAACTTTTTTAATGATCCCAGGTCCCACGCCAGTTCCCCAAAGTGTCTTGCAAGAAATTTCTAAGCATCCTATCGGACATAGAAGCCCAGAGTTTTCTCAAATTATGCAAGAAGTTTTCGAAGATTTGAAATATGTTTTTCAAACCAAAAATGATGTTTTTATCTATGCTGCAAGTGGTACAGGTGCAATGTGTGCAGCCCTTGAAAATATTATCAACCCAAATGATAAAATCCTTTGTCTTGTGATTGGAAACTTTGGAGAACGATGGGTTAAGATTGCAAAATCTAGAGGAGCCATTGTAGAAATTTTACAGGTAAATCATGGGGAGGTTATCACACAAGAAATGCTAGAGCTTGCATTAAAAAATCATCCTGATACAAAAGCAGTCACCCTCACTCATAGCGAAACCTCTACAGGCGCTGCCAATGATATCAAAACTCTTTGTTCCATCATACAAAAAACCAATGCTATTAGCATAGTAGATGGAATTACAAGCCTTTGTGCTATGCCTTGCAAAATGGATGAATGGGGAATTGATGTGCTTGTATCAGGCTCACAAAAAGGTTTTATGCTTCCCCCAGGACTTGCCTTTTTAGCAGCAAGTAAAAAAGCTATGCATTTAAGAGAATCTTGCTTATATCCAAGTTTTTATTTTGATTGGAAAAACCACAAAGCCTCTCTTGATAAAAATACCACACCCTTTACCCCTGCAGTAAATCTTATTTTTGGATTACATAAAGCCCTCCAACTTATCAAAGAAGAAGGTATTGAGAATATTAATACTAGACACCAAAAATACGCTCTTGCTCTGCGTAAAGCACTTCGTGCAATAAATCTTGATCTTTTTATTAAAGATGATTGCAACGCAAGCTATGCAATTACCTCTATCTATCCTCCAAAAAATATTCCAGTCCCTATGATTAGAAAAACACTTAAAGAAGATTTTGATATTTTAGTAGCAAATGGACAGGGGGTCTTGGAGGATAAAATCTTTCGTATTGGAACATTAGGCTTTATTTGCCAAAGAGATCTTATCGCCGCAATTTCTGCACTTGAAGCCACGCTTTATAAATTAGGTCATAATTTTTCACTAGGAAATGGTGTTAACACAATCATCAAAGAGCTAAACAAGGAGAACAAATGA
- a CDS encoding fumarate reductase cytochrome b subunit — MQDNNIIEGYLGITPERKRSKLPAKLDFLQSATGLFLGIFMIIHMFFVSSILLGEEVMYKVAKFFEGSMFLSENQPFLVSIVAAIVIIAFVAHAFLALRKFPINYRQFKILKTHKHLMKHSDTSLWFIQAGTGFVLFFLASVHLFIMLTQPDTIGPNSSAYRFVHQHFWILYIVLLFAVELHGSIGLYRLCIKWGWFEKIGLKNLRMIKWAMSTFFIVLGLFTFAAYVKIGLQQEKAAIEFYKAIDTLKYGKGF; from the coding sequence ATGCAAGACAATAATATTATAGAGGGTTATCTTGGCATAACTCCAGAGAGAAAACGTAGTAAACTACCTGCAAAACTTGATTTTTTGCAAAGTGCTACGGGGCTTTTTTTGGGTATTTTTATGATTATTCACATGTTTTTTGTTTCAAGTATTTTGCTTGGCGAAGAAGTGATGTATAAGGTTGCAAAGTTTTTTGAAGGCAGCATGTTTCTTTCAGAAAATCAACCCTTTTTGGTAAGTATCGTAGCTGCTATTGTAATCATTGCATTTGTAGCACATGCATTTTTAGCATTGAGAAAGTTTCCTATTAACTATAGACAATTTAAAATCCTAAAAACGCATAAACACTTAATGAAACATAGTGATACTAGCCTTTGGTTTATACAAGCGGGGACAGGGTTTGTATTATTTTTTCTTGCTAGTGTGCATTTATTCATTATGCTTACACAGCCAGATACTATAGGGCCAAATAGTTCTGCTTATCGCTTTGTGCACCAACATTTTTGGATTCTTTATATTGTATTACTATTTGCTGTAGAACTGCATGGGTCTATCGGACTTTATCGTCTTTGTATAAAATGGGGATGGTTTGAAAAAATAGGATTAAAAAACCTCAGGATGATTAAATGGGCAATGAGTACATTTTTTATCGTCTTGGGCCTTTTTACATTTGCAGCTTATGTGAAAATTGGCTTACAACAAGAAAAAGCAGCTATTGAATTTTATAAAGCTATTGATACTCTAAAATATGGAAAAGGATTCTAA
- a CDS encoding carbonic anhydrase, which produces MKELFDGAIKFQEDDFEQYKELYQSLEKHQEPHTLFLTCVDSRVVPNLITNSLPGDLFVIRNMGNIVPPYKQDSNFRDGYLATTSAIEYALSILNIKNIIICGHSDCGACGAVYEEEEVLNQAPYVKKWIELLEPVKQKVNNLKPKSKIKQRWLTEQINIEQQLENLMTYPFVEERFDRGELRIYGWYYIISTGQIYNYNMITREFKLINKEKK; this is translated from the coding sequence ATGAAAGAATTATTTGATGGCGCAATAAAGTTCCAAGAAGATGATTTTGAGCAATACAAGGAACTATATCAAAGTCTTGAAAAGCACCAAGAACCTCATACGCTTTTTTTGACTTGTGTAGATTCAAGAGTGGTGCCAAACTTAATTACAAATTCATTACCTGGGGATTTGTTTGTGATACGCAATATGGGAAATATTGTCCCTCCTTATAAGCAGGATTCTAATTTTAGAGATGGATATTTAGCAACAACTTCTGCAATTGAATATGCATTAAGTATTTTAAATATCAAAAATATTATTATTTGTGGTCATAGTGATTGCGGGGCTTGTGGTGCGGTTTATGAAGAAGAAGAGGTTTTAAATCAAGCACCTTATGTTAAAAAATGGATTGAATTGCTTGAACCGGTAAAACAAAAGGTAAATAACTTAAAGCCGAAAAGTAAAATAAAGCAAAGATGGCTTACTGAGCAAATTAATATTGAGCAACAATTAGAGAATCTTATGACTTATCCATTCGTGGAAGAGCGTTTTGATCGTGGAGAGTTGCGAATTTATGGGTGGTATTATATAATTTCGACAGGACAAATTTATAATTACAATATGATTACTAGAGAATTTAAACTTATTAATAAGGAAAAAAAATGA
- the pyrF gene encoding orotidine-5'-phosphate decarboxylase, which produces MELCLALDLSTKEQNLTLLNTLKIFPKLWVKVGLRSFIRDGIPFLESIKTINPDFKIFLDLKLYDIPNTMADAAFECANLGVDMITIHTSSGKNAMQTIMERLAPLKKRPLVLGVTALTSFSNEDFQTIYHKNIQDQAINLATLAYQSALDGIVCSVFESLEIKKHTTNSFITLTPGIRPFNEDNNDQKRVGTILDAFKNKSDFIVIGRPIYKHDSPKSVVENIYKEIEKCKS; this is translated from the coding sequence ATGGAACTTTGCCTCGCCCTAGATCTCAGTACCAAAGAACAAAATCTCACATTACTTAATACGCTCAAAATTTTCCCCAAGCTCTGGGTAAAAGTAGGTTTAAGAAGTTTTATCCGTGATGGTATTCCTTTTTTAGAATCCATTAAGACTATTAATCCTGATTTTAAGATATTTTTAGATCTAAAACTCTATGACATACCAAATACAATGGCAGATGCGGCTTTTGAATGCGCAAATCTTGGTGTAGACATGATCACAATCCATACAAGTAGTGGAAAAAATGCAATGCAAACAATAATGGAAAGACTGGCTCCACTAAAAAAACGACCCCTTGTTTTGGGTGTTACTGCACTCACAAGCTTTAGTAATGAAGATTTTCAAACCATCTATCACAAAAATATTCAAGATCAAGCTATAAATCTCGCTACACTAGCTTATCAAAGCGCATTAGATGGAATAGTTTGCTCTGTTTTTGAAAGCCTAGAAATCAAAAAACACACTACAAATTCTTTTATCACACTTACTCCAGGAATCCGCCCTTTTAACGAAGATAATAATGATCAAAAAAGAGTGGGGACAATCCTTGATGCTTTCAAAAACAAATCAGATTTTATTGTTATAGGACGTCCAATTTATAAACATGATTCTCCAAAATCAGTGGTAGAGAATATTTACAAGGAGATAGAAAAATGCAAATCCTAA
- the panC gene encoding pantoate--beta-alanine ligase yields the protein MQILKNVEELISYRRSLPSNSNVGLVPTMGALHKGHQSLIQRSVANNSHTILSIFVNPTQFGPTEDFEKYPRTLQKDCEIAKSCGVSAVFAPEITEMYPNNDEITLHPPKNMGYIFEGFIRDGHFDGVLQIVLKLFHLIQPHFAYFGQKDAQQLLIIKRLVKDTFLPLKIIPCPTIRDTDGLALSSRNIYLSATQRQHALEIPQSLQYIKELINNGTEDTKTLIKSAKQILKNITLDYLAITDYNLQEISTIQPNNSLVLIAAKVGNTRLIDNLWL from the coding sequence ATGCAAATCCTAAAAAATGTAGAGGAATTAATATCTTATAGAAGGTCTCTTCCATCCAATAGCAATGTTGGGCTAGTCCCAACAATGGGTGCACTCCACAAAGGACATCAAAGCCTAATCCAACGATCTGTGGCTAATAATTCACACACAATTTTAAGTATTTTTGTCAATCCTACACAATTTGGTCCTACAGAAGATTTTGAAAAATATCCACGCACCTTGCAAAAAGATTGCGAAATTGCTAAATCTTGTGGTGTGAGTGCAGTTTTTGCCCCTGAAATTACAGAAATGTATCCCAATAATGATGAAATCACGCTACATCCACCTAAAAATATGGGCTATATCTTTGAAGGTTTTATCCGTGATGGACATTTTGATGGAGTTTTACAAATTGTATTAAAACTCTTTCATCTCATTCAACCGCATTTTGCATACTTTGGACAAAAAGATGCGCAACAACTTCTCATTATTAAACGATTAGTAAAAGATACATTTTTACCACTAAAAATTATTCCTTGTCCAACAATTAGAGACACTGATGGTCTAGCACTTAGCTCAAGAAATATTTATCTATCAGCTACACAAAGACAACATGCACTAGAGATTCCACAAAGTCTTCAATATATCAAAGAACTTATCAATAATGGCACAGAGGACACAAAAACTCTTATTAAAAGTGCAAAACAAATACTAAAAAATATTACACTAGATTATCTTGCCATCACAGATTATAATCTTCAGGAAATCTCTACTATACAACCTAATAACTCCTTGGTGCTTATTGCAGCAAAAGTAGGTAATACAAGACTAATTGATAATCTCTGGCTATAA
- a CDS encoding Opr family porin — MFQKLKFFSIFLLFIHAFAYDNIDEALKNGVTKGDIILFGDYQKLSSKSSSIITPNNLSTYAYLGNTGYILGNVRLGYTSGFYKNVRAAISFAAALPIYNHHTKLLLPTGNTDSQKDFFNRNQAAIGESFLEYFDGDTNIKLGRIYLANEWSNMLSDGFWFRNKTINKLLIEAFWAKTYGRIDYYQMTDFREINSLSLFGIANLGIKYDIFDELLSLKAYSYFAPNVFTAFGTRINALFNVWNLKIGGEFGATYSIQHSSNTKNAYVIDTNAFINYKEYLSFKIGYIHTSKDSGMGNLNILGDTITPFFVWGGKAIRTQKNANLFYGSLNAKFQQFTFSLTYGTTSFGTHHRQNEIDFTTEIGITNNVFMLFNLLNTHLDSQVIPTTTQINGGIRLRF, encoded by the coding sequence ATGTTTCAAAAATTAAAATTTTTTTCCATTTTTTTACTTTTTATACATGCTTTTGCTTATGACAATATCGACGAGGCTCTAAAAAATGGTGTTACAAAGGGCGATATTATTTTATTTGGAGACTATCAAAAACTAAGCTCTAAAAGCTCTAGCATTATTACACCAAATAATCTTTCTACCTACGCGTATCTAGGAAATACAGGCTATATTTTAGGAAATGTTCGCTTAGGCTATACCTCTGGATTCTATAAAAATGTACGCGCTGCTATTAGTTTTGCTGCAGCTCTCCCTATCTATAATCATCATACAAAATTACTACTACCCACAGGCAATACAGATTCCCAAAAAGATTTTTTTAATCGCAATCAAGCCGCAATTGGAGAAAGTTTTTTAGAGTATTTTGATGGAGACACTAACATTAAATTAGGGCGGATTTATTTAGCAAATGAATGGAGCAATATGCTCTCTGATGGTTTTTGGTTTCGTAACAAAACAATTAACAAACTCCTTATTGAGGCATTTTGGGCAAAAACTTATGGAAGAATTGATTACTATCAAATGACAGATTTTAGAGAAATCAATTCCCTTAGCCTCTTTGGAATTGCAAATCTCGGAATAAAATATGATATTTTTGATGAATTATTATCTCTCAAAGCTTATAGCTACTTTGCACCTAATGTTTTTACTGCATTTGGCACAAGAATTAATGCTCTATTCAATGTTTGGAATCTAAAAATTGGCGGAGAATTTGGTGCGACCTATAGCATCCAACACTCATCCAATACCAAAAATGCTTATGTAATTGACACAAATGCTTTTATCAACTATAAAGAATATCTAAGTTTTAAAATAGGATATATCCACACAAGTAAAGATTCTGGTATGGGGAATTTAAATATCTTAGGTGACACCATTACTCCATTTTTTGTCTGGGGAGGCAAAGCAATACGCACACAAAAAAATGCCAATCTTTTTTATGGAAGTCTTAATGCAAAATTCCAACAATTTACCTTTTCTCTTACTTATGGTACCACCTCATTTGGAACGCACCATCGACAAAATGAAATAGACTTTACAACAGAAATTGGTATTACAAATAATGTATTTATGCTTTTTAACCTTCTAAATACGCATCTTGATTCTCAAGTCATTCCTACGACCACGCAAATCAATGGAGGTATACGCTTAAGATTCTAA
- the serA gene encoding phosphoglycerate dehydrogenase → MKILVTDSINTCVKDILAEVGEVDFLPSMNEDELMKIIENYDALMVRSQTKVTKNIIEKSKLKIIGRAGVGVDNIDLEAATQKGIIVTNSPDGNTIAAAEHTLALIFALTRNIVPANNSIILDKKWDRSSFVGRELYGKTLGIVGFGRIGKHVGKVATTLGMSLCVFDPYSTKEIVESHQGRFYEDLESFLKVCDYFTFHVPKTKETTHMINKDTLKIMKKGAFIINASRGGIIDEVALKEAIMSDHIGGAALDVYENEPDVANFPLCDCKNVVLTPHLGASTQEAQTNVAIDVAEQIKSVLNGGYAESAINIPSLKIEKLEPVKNYMLLAQNAGNFIAQIMTEKINTITIIAQGLLAQKNLEPLEIAILKGILDHKIENVNFVNAPLFAKQYGINCTTLQSSAPCNFPNLLSIQVRGATQEHSISVGIIAGIPKILKINQYDTSFNLQKHTLLIPHKNQPSMIAKIAQILGDEHQININHMSVIQGENGISLMMLDIEESLNYEILNNIAQIDGIKDPKYICLNSLPKIKE, encoded by the coding sequence ATGAAAATTCTAGTTACAGATTCTATTAATACTTGTGTAAAAGATATATTAGCAGAAGTAGGGGAAGTAGATTTTTTACCATCTATGAATGAAGATGAATTAATGAAAATTATTGAAAATTATGATGCACTGATGGTAAGAAGCCAAACCAAAGTTACAAAAAATATTATTGAAAAAAGCAAACTAAAAATTATAGGGCGCGCTGGAGTTGGTGTCGATAATATCGACCTTGAAGCAGCCACACAAAAAGGTATCATTGTAACAAATTCTCCTGATGGAAATACCATTGCAGCTGCTGAACATACTTTAGCACTTATTTTTGCACTTACAAGAAATATTGTCCCTGCAAACAATTCTATTATTCTTGATAAAAAATGGGATCGATCAAGCTTTGTTGGTAGAGAGCTTTATGGAAAAACACTAGGAATTGTAGGCTTTGGAAGAATTGGTAAACATGTAGGAAAAGTTGCCACTACACTAGGAATGTCACTTTGTGTATTTGACCCCTATAGTACCAAAGAAATTGTAGAAAGCCATCAAGGGCGGTTTTATGAAGATCTAGAAAGTTTTTTAAAAGTTTGTGATTATTTTACATTCCATGTACCAAAAACCAAAGAAACCACTCATATGATCAATAAAGATACATTAAAAATCATGAAAAAAGGTGCTTTTATCATCAATGCAAGTCGAGGGGGAATTATTGATGAAGTGGCACTAAAAGAAGCTATTATGTCTGATCATATCGGCGGGGCAGCATTAGATGTGTATGAAAATGAGCCTGATGTTGCAAATTTTCCTTTATGTGATTGCAAAAATGTCGTACTCACTCCACATTTAGGTGCTAGCACACAAGAAGCACAAACTAATGTAGCAATCGATGTAGCTGAACAAATCAAATCTGTCTTAAACGGGGGATATGCAGAATCTGCAATCAATATCCCTTCTTTGAAAATTGAAAAACTAGAACCTGTAAAAAACTACATGCTTCTTGCACAAAATGCTGGAAATTTTATCGCACAAATTATGACTGAAAAAATCAATACTATCACCATTATCGCACAAGGTCTACTTGCGCAAAAAAATCTAGAACCCCTTGAAATCGCGATTTTAAAGGGTATTTTAGACCATAAAATTGAAAATGTAAACTTTGTCAATGCGCCATTATTTGCCAAACAATATGGAATTAATTGTACTACATTACAATCTAGTGCTCCATGCAACTTTCCAAACCTCCTTAGTATCCAAGTAAGAGGAGCTACACAAGAACATAGTATTAGCGTAGGTATTATTGCAGGAATTCCAAAAATTTTAAAAATTAATCAATATGATACAAGTTTCAATCTCCAAAAACACACGCTCCTTATTCCTCATAAAAATCAACCCTCAATGATTGCAAAGATTGCACAAATCCTAGGAGATGAACATCAAATTAATATCAATCACATGAGTGTAATACAAGGAGAAAATGGAATATCTTTAATGATGCTTGATATAGAAGAATCCCTAAATTATGAAATTCTCAACAACATTGCACAAATTGATGGAATAAAAGACCCAAAATATATTTGTTTAAATTCTTTACCAAAAATAAAGGAATAA
- the kdsA gene encoding 3-deoxy-8-phosphooctulonate synthase, translating into MIVLSGPCVIESKEQLSRIAESLKTIAEDKRIDFYFKASFDKANRTSLEGFRGPGLEEGLLMLDNIKKEFGYKIITDIHESYQAKAIAEVADVIQIPAFLCRQTDLIVEVAKTKSIINIKKGQFMNPKDMQYSVLKAIKTRGGKEAKYEESKKLGIWLTERGSTFGYGNLVVDMRSLVIMREFAPVIFDATHSVQMPGGAGGKSGGDSSFVPYLARAAASVGIDGLFAETHFDPSIALSDGPNMVKTDNMPALVESLLKIKECVA; encoded by the coding sequence ATGATTGTGTTGAGCGGTCCTTGTGTTATTGAAAGTAAAGAGCAATTAAGTCGCATTGCAGAATCTTTGAAGACCATTGCAGAGGATAAAAGAATAGACTTTTATTTTAAAGCAAGTTTTGATAAGGCAAATCGCACAAGTTTAGAGGGGTTTAGGGGGCCTGGTTTAGAAGAAGGGCTTTTAATGCTTGATAATATTAAAAAGGAATTTGGTTATAAAATTATTACCGATATTCATGAAAGCTATCAAGCAAAAGCAATTGCAGAAGTGGCTGATGTGATTCAGATTCCTGCTTTTTTGTGTCGTCAGACAGATTTGATTGTTGAGGTTGCAAAAACTAAAAGCATTATTAATATTAAAAAAGGGCAGTTTATGAATCCAAAAGATATGCAATATAGTGTTTTAAAGGCAATTAAGACACGTGGGGGAAAAGAAGCAAAATATGAAGAAAGTAAAAAGCTTGGTATATGGTTAACAGAGCGTGGAAGTACTTTTGGATACGGAAATCTGGTTGTAGATATGCGATCTTTGGTGATTATGAGAGAATTTGCACCTGTAATTTTTGATGCGACACATAGTGTGCAAATGCCAGGGGGTGCAGGAGGTAAGAGTGGGGGAGATTCTAGTTTTGTGCCTTATTTAGCTAGAGCAGCAGCTAGTGTTGGGATTGATGGGCTTTTTGCAGAAACGCATTTTGATCCTAGCATTGCATTGAGCGATGGGCCAAACATGGTAAAAACTGACAATATGCCAGCATTGGTTGAGAGTTTATTGAAGATTAAGGAGTGTGTAGCGTGA